In Chitinivibrionales bacterium, the DNA window GGCGCCGCCGAACGTCACATAGGGCGTGATGTCAACCACGAAGCCCATGAAGCCGGTCACGTGCGTGGCGTTGGGGTCGGTGGCGCTGTTGCCATGCATGAACGTCCCGTTGATGTACACCTGGCAGCCGACGTGCGCGCCCTCGATTTCAACGAAGATTTTCCGGTCGGCGTACTGATTGTCCAAAGTAAAGTGCTTGCGGTACCAGTTGGTGCCGCCGTACGCGGTGCCGTCGTCGCCGCCGCTCGGCTCGTTCACGTAGGTGTCGGTGTCGTTCCACGTGTAGGGAATGCCCACGGTCTTCCACGACGAATCGTTGTAGCCGACCGCCTGCGGGCCGGACGCGCCGTTCATGGCCGGATCGTTCCTGAGGAATTTCCACGGCGTTTCGCCCAGATTGATCTTCACCCGGTTGCTTGGCTCGGGCGTGTAGGTTTCGGCGAAACAGAGGGCCGCCGAGATGATCACGATGATGAAAGCCGCCGCCGACATTTTTTTTGAGTCCATGCCCCCCCCTTTTTGATCATTAATCTATTATTATTCGCTGGATGATGCGATAGCTTGGGATGATCGGGCGATCCGATAATTTCGAAATCCCCCGCGCCCCTGTGGTTAAATATAATAAATAAGGAATACTATATGAGGTTGCCGGAAAATAATGTTCACGCCAGTGAACGGCGGAGCGAAGACTAATAACGGATGAATTTTGTTTGAAATGATCCGGCCAAGGTATGAAGCCTGATGAAATAAAGGCCGCACTTCAGGTTGACAAGTTCATATTCCCTGCATCCGGTGCCGCTTTTTTCCATTATGAGCTTGCCGTTGACAGAATAAACTGAAAGCGCGTGCCTGCCTGACGACGTGATCGATATCGAGTTATTGCTTATCCGGAAATCGGTCGCTGCATATCTACCCGCTCCCTCCGTGGGCCTGATGACCGCCGGCGATCCGATAAGCGCCGCCGCCAGCGCCTGGCCCGCCGAAATTGCCTTCTGATGGTCGGCCATGTCCGCGACTGAAGTGAACCTGGCGCCGGGTCCCCTGAAGACAATGTAAACCAGGCCCGTGTCCTGTCCGCCGGTGTTCGGGTCGTTCGGCACGCCGAGAAGCTGGGCCATTGCCGCCGATGCCTCGCCGATCTCCTGGCTCACGCCGTCCTCGTCGAGAAAGGGGGCATAGGCGATGCTCACCGGGTTTGTCTTCCTGTTGATCACCGCCGCAAGCTGGCCGATGGCGATCCCGCGGCTGGCGTAATCAAACGGCGAGCCGACAGGCAGCACGTAAAACGGCGTTCCCGCCGCGTCAATCGGGCCGCCGTTGTCGACGCTGCATTTCACGTTCGCGTCGCAGCTCAGCAGGTTCTG includes these proteins:
- a CDS encoding glycoside hydrolase family 75 protein — translated: MAAAVEGNVDPKKLLNWVDSQKAVAANCVVKANGKDMNNGGTGFCTQCSNSSSQPVAQNKTISLFQTTGAVFFDADMDIDCDGSDNGVCGGTDPSHQNLLSCDANVKCSVDNGGPIDAAGTPFYVLPVGSPFDYASRGIAIGQLAAVINRKTNPVSIAYAPFLDEDGVSQEIGEASAAMAQLLGVPNDPNTGGQDTGLVYIVFRGPGARFTSVADMADHQKAISAGQALAAALIGSPAVIRPTEGAGRYAATDFRISNNSISITSSGRHALSVYSVNGKLIMEKSGTGCREYELVNLKCGLYFIRLHTLAGSFQTKFIRY